One genomic region from Colletotrichum lupini chromosome 7, complete sequence encodes:
- a CDS encoding PLAC8 family protein, translating to MRDPTMQTYEAINTDCLLMCGITWFTGCGWIYAMMKRGEIRERFGIKGSGGSDCCVSYWCGCCALIQQDKEVQARLSTGPIVQGYQPQKEGMHMPPQQA from the coding sequence ATGCGCGACCCCACAATGCAGACGTACGAGGCCATCAACACAGACTGCCTGCTCATGTGCGGCATCACCTGGTTCACCGGCTGCGGCTGGATCTACGCCATGATGAAGCGCGGCGAGATCCGCGAGCGCTTCGGTATCAAGGGCTCCGGCGGCTCCGACTGCTGCGTGAGCTACTGGTGCGGGTGCTGCGCGCTCATCCAGCAGGACAAGGAGGTGCAGGCGCGTCTGTCGACGGGGCCTATTGTTCAGGGGTACCAACCGCAGAAGGAGGGCATGCACATGCCGCCACAGCAAGCTTGA